A single Triticum dicoccoides isolate Atlit2015 ecotype Zavitan chromosome 2A, WEW_v2.0, whole genome shotgun sequence DNA region contains:
- the LOC119357507 gene encoding probable cystathionine gamma-synthase 2 has translation MAPSSSLVKKASPTKQPRALRSSKHATALSPQPEALLDATLHCVHHLVPVLQQQEDAVVATSTAPKPKRATPSDENLVVHAGQKMGSMVGTDSITTPIVSCTTHWFKNSRDLIAFKEGRRHSFEYGRYGNPTVKVLEDKISALERAESTLVTSSGMNAIVATLLALVPPGVGHVVTTADCYSEARAFIHDKLSRMGVKVTFVELNDTETLKAVLDQGDVTLFYTDSPTNPHLKCIDIKLVAELCHRQGSLVCIDSTLSSPINQKTLTLGADIVVHSATKYIAGHHDVIAGCISGSDALISRIRVWHHNIGGAISPDAAYMIIRGLKTMALRVETQNRTALRMARLLENHPMIERVYYPGLNTSPWHHIAKSQMSGSGGIISFEVASDLHGVMRFIDALEIPFIATSLGGCESLVQQPAVMSFWPAVDATMAPNSSTTLRSSIQPHPSSICSCTMPPPLVVNDAVDTKPHHLATSTPSPLLELLGAHHPQHLFPEQQFLPRRRLHGGYDAQDAAAAQSRLNFGLSSGRGLGVDRGGPRLRLQEG, from the exons ATGGCGCCGTCATCGTCCCTCGTCAAGAAGGCTTCGCCGACGAAGCAACCCCGCGCTCTCCGTTCTTCAAAGCACGCCACCGCTTTGAGCCCCCAGCCCGAGGCGCTCCTTGATGCTACCCTTCATTGCGTCCACCACCTTGTGCCCGTGTTGCAGCAGCAGGAAGACGCCGTCGTCGCAACCTCAACGGCACCCAAGCCGAAGCGTGCTactccctccgacgagaacctggtGGTCCACGCTGGGCAGAAGATGGGCAGTATGGTGGGCACAGATTCCATCACGACGCCGATAGTGAGCTGCACGACGCACTGGTTTAAGAACTCGCGCGACCTCATTGCGTTCAAGGAAGGACGGCGCCACAGCTTTGAGTACGGCCGCTACGGCAACCCCACGGTGAAGGTCCTGGAGGACAAGATCAGTGCGCTCGAGAGGGCCGAGTCCACGCTGGTCACGTCCTCCGGCATGAACGCCATCGTTGCCACGCTGCTCGCGCTAGTGCCACCAGGCGTTGGCCACGTGGTGACCACCGCCGACTGCTACAGCGAGgcgcgtgccttcatccacgacaaGCTCTCTAGGATGGGCGTCAAGGTGACATTCGTCGAGCTGAACGACACGGAGACGCTCAAGGCCGTTCTTGACCAGGGCGAC GTGACACTCTTCTACACTGACTCTCCGACGAACCCCCACCTCAAATGCATCGACATTAAGCTTGTTGCGGAGCTGTGTCACCGCCAAGGGTCTCTGGTGTGCATCGAcagcaccctctcctcgcccatcAATCAGAAGACACTCACCCTCGGGGCCGACATCGTCGTTCACTCCGCCACAAAGTACATCGCCGGCCATCACGAC GTCATCGCAGGATGCATCAGTGGCTCCGATGCACTCATCTCCAGGATACGAGTGTGGCATCACAACATCGGCGGCGCCATTAGTCCC GATGCAGCCTACATGATAATACGCGGCCTCAAGACGATGGCGCTACGTGTGGAAACGCAGAACCGTACTGCGTTGCGCATGGCGCGCCTACTCGAGAACCATCCAATGATTGAGCGAGTGTACTATCCTGGGCTCAACACCAGCCCGTGGCACCACATCGCCAAGAGCCAGATGTCCGGTTCTGGCGGCATCATCAGCTTCGAGGTGGCATCGGACCTTCACGGTGTCATGAGGTTCATTGATGCTCTCGAGATACCCTTCATCGCGACGTCACTCGGTGGGTGTGAGAGCCTCGTGCAGCAGCCAGCCGTTATGTCCTTCTG gcctgccgtcgacgccaccatggcgccaAACAGCTCGACCACCCTACGCTCGTCCATCCAGCCGCATCCGTCGTCGATATGCAGCTGCACCATGCCGCCACCACTCGTCGTCAATGACGCGGTAGATACAAAGCCGCATCACCTGGCAACCTCCACACCATCGCCACTGCTGGAGCTACTCGGAGCCCACCATCCACAACATCTCTTCCCCGAACAGCAGTTcctcccaagacggcgcctccatggaGGATACGACGcgcaggacgccgccgccgcccaatccaGACTGAATTTTGGACTTTCGTCTGGGAGGGGTTTGGGGGTGGATAGGGGGGGACCGCGGCTTCGCCTCCAGGAAGGGTAA